From a single Proteiniborus ethanoligenes genomic region:
- a CDS encoding GIY-YIG nuclease family protein translates to MADNTFFPQRPENKPMIYAYEDIRYPGMLKVGYTTIDVEERVSQQFPVVLPGKKPYKIVFAEPAIRNDGSSFMDHEIHKKLRKSKIENPDGEWFKCTTDELRASYISVKDRIENEENRTLNFKMRPEQRDAVDKTIYFYQKAKEEYPDRAPKFLWNAKMRFGKTFASYQLAKKMDLKKILVLTFKPAVESAWEEDLMTHVDFEGWQFISKKNGFNIEDLDQNRPIVCFGSFQDLLGVNRDTGGIKAKNEWVHTTNWDLVIFDEYHFGAWRDSAQKLFEQEDEDAYDSLDLEKYKEDEADNAYNETFLPITTSYYLFLSGTPFRAINSGEFIEDQIFNWTYSDEQNAKEAWGDKPNNPYESLPRMVMMTYRMPEDIRNIASQGEFDEFDLNVFFSATGERDKAKFVYENEVQKWLDLVRGAHLPANVDDLKLGRDKRPPMPYSDSRLLNVLTHTLWFMPSVASAYAMKNLLIQRQNTFFHDYEINVAAGPKAGIGLDALEPVQKSMRNPLDTKTITLSCGKLTTGVTVKPWTGIFMLRNLSSPETYFQAAFRVQSPWVIDGEMGKKEIMKKECYVFDFALDRALKQIADYSTRLNVEESDPEKKVDEFIKFLPVLAYDGSTMRQISASDVLDIAMAGTSATLLAKRWESALLVNVDNETLSRLMANEEAMDALMSIEGFRSLNTDIETIINKSESVKKAKKEGKDLSKKEKKELSEEEKEYRSKRKQIQEKLIKFATRIPIFMYLTDYREKSLKDVITQLEPGLFKKVTGLDVKDFELLVSLGVFNGPLMNDAVYKFKRYEDASLEYTGINKHKGKDVGLWDTVITRDDYEEMFRMQQASLGVPVKKFKEDKTKPIITEKRKDNKKKKNSKVKICSGTSKDLLSAKSKKGTSTEDELLLVAEKSPEGKQVEKVDYTDKVFVGNKVGHKKFGIGEVIELDKSDGYITIKFEVGEKRFQFPQAFEKGFLNK, encoded by the coding sequence ATGGCTGATAACACTTTTTTCCCTCAAAGACCAGAAAACAAACCAATGATATATGCTTATGAAGACATAAGATATCCTGGCATGTTAAAGGTAGGATATACAACTATAGATGTAGAGGAAAGGGTATCACAACAATTTCCAGTAGTTTTACCAGGGAAGAAGCCCTATAAAATTGTATTTGCCGAGCCTGCTATTCGTAATGATGGTTCTAGTTTTATGGACCATGAAATTCACAAAAAACTTAGAAAATCCAAAATTGAAAATCCTGATGGTGAATGGTTTAAATGTACAACAGATGAATTAAGAGCATCCTATATATCTGTTAAAGATAGAATAGAAAATGAAGAAAATAGAACCTTAAATTTTAAAATGAGACCTGAACAAAGAGATGCTGTAGATAAAACTATTTATTTCTATCAAAAGGCCAAAGAAGAATATCCAGATCGAGCTCCTAAATTTTTATGGAATGCTAAAATGCGTTTTGGTAAAACCTTTGCATCCTATCAATTAGCGAAAAAGATGGATTTAAAAAAGATATTGGTATTAACCTTTAAACCTGCAGTTGAAAGTGCTTGGGAAGAGGATTTAATGACCCATGTAGATTTTGAAGGATGGCAGTTTATTAGTAAGAAAAATGGATTTAATATTGAAGATTTAGATCAAAATAGGCCCATAGTATGCTTTGGTTCCTTTCAAGATTTATTAGGGGTTAATAGAGATACAGGTGGAATTAAGGCAAAAAATGAATGGGTACATACTACAAATTGGGATTTAGTTATATTTGATGAATACCACTTTGGGGCATGGCGAGATAGTGCCCAAAAATTGTTTGAACAAGAAGATGAAGATGCTTATGATTCACTAGATCTAGAAAAATATAAAGAAGATGAAGCAGATAATGCCTACAATGAAACATTCCTACCAATTACTACATCCTATTATTTATTTTTATCTGGCACACCTTTTAGAGCCATAAACTCTGGGGAATTTATAGAAGATCAAATATTTAATTGGACCTATTCTGATGAACAAAATGCAAAAGAGGCTTGGGGAGACAAGCCAAATAATCCATATGAATCCCTTCCTAGAATGGTTATGATGACCTATAGAATGCCAGAAGATATTAGAAATATTGCAAGTCAAGGGGAATTTGACGAATTTGACTTAAATGTTTTCTTCTCAGCAACTGGTGAGAGAGATAAAGCAAAATTTGTCTACGAAAATGAGGTTCAAAAATGGCTTGATTTAGTCAGAGGAGCTCATTTACCTGCAAATGTGGATGATTTAAAACTAGGAAGAGACAAAAGGCCACCAATGCCATATTCGGATTCAAGATTATTAAATGTACTTACTCATACATTATGGTTTATGCCATCAGTAGCTTCAGCCTATGCAATGAAAAACCTGCTAATACAGAGACAAAATACATTTTTCCATGATTATGAAATTAATGTTGCAGCAGGACCTAAAGCGGGAATAGGATTAGATGCATTAGAACCTGTACAAAAATCCATGAGAAATCCACTAGATACTAAAACAATTACCCTATCCTGTGGTAAATTAACTACTGGAGTAACGGTAAAACCGTGGACAGGCATATTTATGCTACGAAATCTATCAAGTCCAGAAACTTATTTTCAAGCAGCTTTTCGTGTCCAAAGCCCATGGGTAATTGATGGAGAAATGGGCAAAAAGGAAATTATGAAAAAAGAATGCTATGTATTTGATTTTGCTCTAGATCGAGCCTTAAAACAAATTGCAGATTATAGTACAAGATTAAATGTAGAAGAATCTGATCCAGAAAAGAAAGTAGATGAATTTATTAAATTTTTGCCTGTACTTGCCTATGATGGAAGCACAATGAGGCAAATTAGTGCAAGTGATGTATTAGATATTGCCATGGCTGGAACATCTGCTACTTTATTAGCTAAGAGATGGGAAAGTGCATTACTTGTAAATGTAGATAATGAAACATTAAGCAGATTAATGGCAAATGAGGAAGCTATGGATGCATTAATGAGTATTGAAGGCTTTAGAAGTTTAAATACAGATATAGAAACTATAATCAATAAATCTGAATCAGTGAAGAAGGCTAAAAAGGAAGGAAAGGATCTCAGTAAAAAAGAGAAAAAAGAGCTTAGTGAAGAAGAAAAAGAGTATAGATCAAAACGTAAGCAAATCCAAGAAAAACTTATTAAATTCGCTACACGTATTCCAATATTTATGTATTTAACTGATTATAGGGAAAAGTCTTTGAAAGATGTCATTACTCAATTGGAACCTGGTCTCTTTAAAAAAGTAACAGGCCTAGATGTTAAAGATTTTGAATTATTAGTATCTTTAGGAGTATTTAATGGTCCTTTAATGAATGATGCAGTATATAAATTCAAACGCTATGAAGATGCTAGTTTAGAATATACAGGAATCAATAAACATAAGGGTAAAGATGTAGGTCTTTGGGATACAGTTATTACCCGTGATGATTATGAAGAAATGTTTAGAATGCAACAGGCTTCTCTAGGTGTACCAGTGAAAAAGTTTAAAGAAGATAAGACTAAGCCAATTATCACAGAAAAGAGAAAAGATAATAAAAAGAAAAAAAATAGTAAAGTCAAAATTTGCAGTGGCACTTCTAAGGATCTACTAAGTGCTAAGTCAAAGAAAGGCACATCCACAGAAGATGAATTGCTATTAGTAGCAGAAAAATCTCCTGAGGGAAAACAGGTGGAAAAAGTAGATTATACAGATAAAGTCTTTGTAGGAAATAAAGTAGGGCATAAAAAGTTTGGTATCGGTGAAGTTATAGAATTAGATAAGAGTGATGGATATATTACAATAAAATTTGAAGTAGGAGAGAAGAGATTCCAATTTCCACAGGCATTTGAGAAGGGATTTTTGAACAAATAG